A single region of the Salipaludibacillus sp. LMS25 genome encodes:
- the glmM gene encoding phosphoglucosamine mutase, with protein MGKFFGTDGVRGVANKELTPELAFKLGRFGGYILTKETDKPKILIGRDTRISGHMLEGALVAGLLSIGAEVMRLGVISTPGVAFLTKALSADAGVMISASHNPVEDNGIKFFGSDGFKLLDSQEEEIEKLLEKEDDMEDDLPRPVGGDIGSVNDYFEGGQKYLQFLKQTVTEDFSGLHIAIDCAHGAASPLANHLFADLEADQISCIGSSPNGININDGFGSTHPEELVTIVKEKGADIGLAFDGDADRLIAVDENGNIVDGDQIMYICAKYMKEKGQLKHNTIVTTVMSNLGFYKALEQADIDTRQTAVGDRYVMEEMRKGGYNIGGEQSGHIIFLDYTTTGDGLLSALQLVQIVKATGKKLSELASEVTKYPQKLVNVRVLDKNALHNSSIIADEINIVESEMNGEGRVLVRPSGTEPLVRVMAEAPTVELCDKYVDKIVGVVKRELGSIE; from the coding sequence ATGGGTAAATTTTTTGGTACTGATGGTGTGAGAGGGGTTGCAAATAAAGAACTTACACCTGAACTTGCGTTTAAGCTAGGGAGATTCGGTGGCTATATTTTGACGAAGGAAACGGATAAACCTAAAATACTGATTGGACGGGACACGCGTATCTCTGGTCATATGCTTGAAGGAGCTCTCGTAGCCGGTCTTTTATCCATCGGGGCAGAAGTTATGCGCCTCGGTGTCATCTCCACTCCTGGAGTGGCATTTTTGACGAAAGCGCTCAGTGCTGATGCAGGGGTCATGATCTCTGCTTCGCATAATCCGGTGGAAGACAACGGCATTAAATTCTTTGGTTCTGACGGTTTTAAACTACTTGATAGTCAAGAAGAAGAGATCGAAAAACTGCTAGAAAAAGAGGATGATATGGAAGACGACCTCCCGCGTCCAGTGGGGGGAGATATTGGTTCTGTTAATGACTATTTTGAGGGAGGACAAAAATATTTACAATTCCTCAAACAGACGGTTACGGAAGACTTCTCTGGCTTACACATTGCCATTGATTGTGCTCACGGAGCGGCATCGCCTTTAGCGAACCACTTATTTGCAGATTTAGAGGCTGATCAAATCTCTTGTATTGGTTCTTCACCAAACGGGATTAACATTAATGATGGATTCGGCTCAACTCATCCAGAAGAACTAGTGACTATCGTGAAAGAAAAAGGGGCAGATATTGGCCTTGCATTTGACGGTGATGCCGATCGGCTAATAGCGGTTGACGAAAATGGCAATATCGTTGATGGTGATCAAATCATGTATATTTGTGCAAAGTATATGAAGGAAAAAGGACAACTAAAGCACAATACGATTGTGACAACAGTTATGAGTAATCTCGGCTTTTACAAAGCGCTTGAACAGGCAGATATCGACACGAGACAAACAGCTGTGGGCGATCGTTACGTTATGGAAGAAATGAGGAAAGGCGGCTATAACATTGGTGGTGAGCAGTCAGGACATATTATTTTCTTAGATTACACGACGACTGGCGACGGATTGTTATCAGCGCTGCAACTCGTGCAAATCGTCAAGGCGACAGGTAAAAAGTTGTCTGAGCTTGCCTCGGAAGTGACAAAATATCCACAAAAGCTCGTCAATGTTCGCGTGTTAGATAAAAACGCGCTCCATAATAGTAGCATTATCGCTGATGAAATTAATATCGTTGAAAGTGAAATGAATGGTGAAGGACGGGTGCTCGTCAGACCATCTGGGACAGAACCACTCGTTCGTGTGATGGCAGAAGCTCCGACTGTAGAGCTTTGTGATAAATATGTGGATAAAATTGTTGGGGTTGTGAAACGTGAACTAGGGTCAATAGAATAA
- a CDS encoding mannitol-1-phosphate 5-dehydrogenase encodes MQAVHFGAGNIGRGFIGKVLAEAGYEVTFVDVNDTIINEINKQKRYNVFYAEKAKRSFIISGIRGLHSVNDEENVIKAITEATLVTTAVGAHILPHVAPVIAKGLTRRVSMTDQPLNVIACENAIGGSHLLKAAINSLIDESLAENIERLVGFPNAAVDRIVPSQSQANVLDVLVEPFFEWVVDKQGIKGELPPVKDIHFVDHLEAYIERKLFTVNTGHALAAYAGYKAGKNTVQDALNDDTILALIRNGLQETGRLIVEKHGFNASEHDHYIEKILDRFSNPFIIDDVTRVARQPIKKLGYNERLISPVRQLKERNLSTDSLINVIVAALQYDYSEDTESYELQKNIESKGVRATFCDVSGLSPEDRITSEVVTLYYH; translated from the coding sequence ATGCAGGCTGTACATTTTGGAGCAGGCAATATTGGACGGGGCTTTATTGGCAAAGTTTTGGCTGAAGCTGGATATGAGGTCACCTTTGTAGATGTGAATGACACGATTATTAACGAGATCAACAAGCAAAAGCGCTATAACGTGTTTTATGCAGAGAAAGCAAAACGTTCGTTTATAATAAGCGGTATTAGGGGGCTCCATTCAGTCAATGACGAGGAGAACGTGATTAAAGCCATTACAGAAGCGACGTTAGTCACGACTGCTGTCGGTGCTCATATCCTCCCTCATGTGGCACCCGTTATTGCGAAGGGACTCACTAGACGCGTGAGCATGACAGATCAACCGTTAAATGTCATTGCTTGTGAAAATGCGATCGGTGGATCACATCTCTTAAAAGCAGCGATAAATAGTCTTATAGATGAAAGTTTAGCTGAGAACATTGAGCGTCTAGTCGGCTTTCCAAATGCCGCCGTTGACCGTATCGTACCTAGTCAGTCTCAAGCGAATGTTCTGGATGTGCTTGTTGAACCTTTCTTTGAATGGGTTGTGGATAAACAAGGAATTAAAGGCGAACTTCCTCCGGTTAAAGATATCCATTTTGTTGATCATCTTGAAGCTTATATTGAAAGAAAGTTATTTACAGTAAATACAGGTCATGCTCTCGCCGCTTATGCCGGATATAAAGCTGGTAAAAACACCGTTCAAGACGCACTAAACGATGACACTATTTTAGCATTGATTCGTAATGGCCTTCAAGAAACCGGCCGTTTAATCGTAGAAAAACATGGATTTAATGCTTCCGAACATGACCACTATATCGAAAAGATTCTAGACCGGTTCTCTAACCCTTTTATTATCGATGATGTGACCCGTGTGGCTCGCCAACCAATCAAAAAACTAGGCTATAACGAGCGATTAATCAGTCCTGTACGACAGCTAAAAGAACGTAACCTGTCAACTGACAGCTTGATAAACGTCATTGTAGCTGCTCTTCAATACGATTATTCAGAAGATACTGAATCTTATGAATTGCAAAAAAATATAGAAAGTAAGGGCGTACGAGCTACCTTTTGTGACGTTTCAGGTCTCTCCCCTGAGGACCGTATTACTTCAGAGGTTGTGACTCTTTATTATCACTAA
- a CDS encoding PTS sugar transporter subunit IIA — protein MSKPILPKENIKLNAVISTKEEAIREAGHVLVKGGYVANAYVEKMFEREELTSTFIGNYIAIPHGTEDAKDTVLASGISILQLANPIDYGHGNEVKMIFGIAGKNNEHLDILSKIAIVCSDEANINKMVNASSEEELLSLFSEVN, from the coding sequence ATGAGCAAACCAATCCTACCGAAAGAAAATATAAAATTAAACGCTGTTATTTCTACTAAGGAAGAGGCGATTCGTGAAGCTGGTCACGTTCTCGTTAAAGGAGGCTATGTGGCTAACGCCTACGTGGAGAAAATGTTTGAACGAGAGGAGCTCACTTCCACCTTTATAGGGAATTACATTGCCATTCCACACGGAACAGAGGATGCTAAAGACACCGTGCTTGCATCAGGCATTTCCATTCTTCAACTAGCCAACCCCATTGATTATGGTCATGGCAACGAAGTAAAAATGATCTTTGGAATTGCCGGAAAAAACAATGAACACCTTGATATCCTTTCGAAAATTGCCATCGTGTGCTCTGATGAAGCTAATATTAATAAAATGGTGAATGCTTCAAGCGAAGAAGAGCTTTTATCCTTGTTTAGCGAGGTGAATTAA
- a CDS encoding BglG family transcription antiterminator, translating to MMYVSARDRYILDKLIEHPEGVTIREVARSLQVSERTIHRDLTTFDALLHPYELTLKKKTGKGIYLQGAKEQIKQFAQDLKESKHVDFMPEQRQVIITCKLLEAFEPTKLQSLALDLNVTIATVSNDLEKVADWLTKYGLHLKKRRGYGIQVTGIESAKRRAISGILAENFDEADILQYIRRQLPAENAEVSQSIAGQLLGFINVEKLKQVEEAVEKISRSLDYRLADSAYIALVVHLTLAIERILKGENIHMHDELMTRLKEKKEFKLAAEMAQQLEETFSLKIPYAEIGYITMHLRGAKLRQDTPVLFTEENMDTAMVAKKLAEDVSHKVKIDLQKDVSLYQGLMAHLDPALYRLKQGMHIYNPLQDKIQQNYPELFAIVKEAFQQIVTDIHIPDEEIGFLVLHFGSAIERDNQRRTHEAVVICSSGIGSSKMIASRLQNEFPAITKVKNMSLFDLDDMKPEELDLVISTIPLVDHSVDYVQVNPFLTKEDVLKIQDYIDRQERLQSTPKKALRSIKSPVKNSTQARSVFMRMQQSLTCTVTLLDHFKLIKSESAEPLWTSLAETMDTLKEQGLITNTEAVISKLKERAELSGLGLPNTTMALYHARSEHVFQPFFLIHELAQPVTVDAMDSCTIEMKRVLIMLGPVDMTKEETDILSSISSMIIENDDSLHLFQYGSEEDISRFISNRLMTYYQDYFNEGD from the coding sequence ATGATGTATGTGTCTGCTAGGGACCGCTACATTTTAGATAAACTAATTGAACATCCTGAGGGAGTGACGATCCGGGAGGTCGCCCGCTCCCTTCAGGTTAGTGAACGAACGATCCATCGGGATTTAACGACGTTTGATGCGCTTTTGCATCCATATGAATTAACTTTGAAGAAAAAAACGGGTAAAGGAATCTATTTACAAGGGGCAAAGGAACAAATTAAGCAGTTCGCTCAAGACTTAAAAGAGTCAAAGCACGTAGATTTTATGCCTGAACAACGACAAGTAATTATTACATGTAAATTGTTAGAGGCATTTGAACCTACAAAGCTACAATCTCTCGCCTTAGATTTAAATGTTACCATTGCAACCGTTAGTAATGATTTAGAAAAAGTGGCTGACTGGCTCACTAAGTATGGCTTGCATCTAAAGAAAAGGCGGGGATATGGCATCCAAGTTACTGGTATTGAATCAGCTAAACGACGAGCCATCAGTGGTATTCTTGCCGAAAACTTTGATGAAGCTGACATCCTTCAATATATCAGACGACAGTTACCTGCTGAAAATGCTGAGGTCAGTCAATCAATCGCCGGTCAGCTCCTTGGCTTTATAAATGTGGAAAAGTTGAAGCAAGTGGAAGAAGCGGTCGAAAAGATCAGCCGTTCTTTAGATTATCGTTTGGCAGATTCTGCTTACATTGCCCTTGTGGTGCACTTAACTCTCGCTATTGAGCGTATTTTAAAAGGCGAAAACATTCATATGCATGATGAGTTAATGACCCGTCTCAAAGAAAAGAAAGAATTTAAGCTTGCAGCAGAGATGGCACAGCAGCTTGAAGAGACTTTTTCGTTAAAAATTCCTTATGCTGAAATCGGATATATTACCATGCATTTACGAGGGGCAAAGCTTCGTCAAGATACACCTGTTCTGTTTACCGAAGAGAACATGGATACAGCTATGGTTGCTAAAAAACTGGCTGAAGATGTCAGTCACAAGGTAAAGATAGATTTACAAAAAGATGTCTCCCTCTATCAAGGACTAATGGCTCACTTAGACCCAGCCCTTTACCGCTTAAAACAAGGCATGCATATTTACAATCCTTTACAAGACAAAATACAGCAAAACTATCCTGAGCTTTTTGCGATTGTCAAAGAGGCTTTCCAACAGATTGTCACAGATATTCATATTCCCGATGAAGAAATTGGCTTTCTCGTGCTTCATTTCGGTTCTGCTATCGAACGGGATAATCAGCGAAGAACTCATGAAGCTGTAGTCATTTGTTCTAGTGGTATTGGCTCATCAAAGATGATCGCAAGCCGGTTACAAAATGAGTTTCCGGCTATTACAAAGGTGAAAAATATGTCTCTGTTTGATCTTGATGATATGAAGCCTGAAGAGCTAGATTTAGTCATATCCACCATTCCGTTAGTGGATCATTCAGTGGATTATGTCCAAGTGAACCCCTTTTTAACAAAGGAAGACGTTTTAAAAATCCAAGATTATATTGATAGACAAGAACGTCTACAATCAACTCCCAAAAAGGCGCTACGTTCTATAAAAAGTCCGGTGAAAAACTCAACTCAGGCAAGAAGTGTGTTTATGAGAATGCAGCAAAGTCTCACATGTACGGTGACATTACTTGATCATTTTAAACTTATAAAGAGCGAAAGTGCTGAACCACTCTGGACCTCTCTTGCAGAGACGATGGACACATTAAAAGAACAAGGTCTCATTACGAATACCGAGGCTGTGATAAGTAAGCTCAAAGAACGAGCCGAGCTGTCCGGCTTAGGATTACCTAACACCACAATGGCTCTTTATCACGCAAGAAGCGAGCATGTGTTTCAGCCGTTTTTTCTCATTCATGAATTAGCACAGCCCGTCACCGTTGACGCGATGGATTCATGCACCATTGAGATGAAAAGGGTGCTGATTATGCTTGGTCCCGTGGATATGACGAAAGAAGAGACTGATATATTAAGTTCAATCAGCAGTATGATCATCGAAAATGATGACAGCCTTCACTTATTCCAATACGGGAGTGAAGAGGACATCTCACGTTTTATCAGCAACCGATTGATGACATATTATCAAGATTATTTTAATGAAGGAGATTAA